Genomic DNA from Chloroflexota bacterium:
CCTCTTCAATCGTCATACTGTAGTGGCGCCGTCCGCCCCATGTGTTCCGTCTCTCTTCATCTTGATGGCGAGTACTGCTACGATTGCGAAACACCGTCCTCTTACTGATCCCCAGTATCTCTGACGTCTGGCTTGTGTCCAAACCTGCCTCAGCGATCAATAAAACCGACAACGCCTTGCGAAGCTCCGTTACTGTAGTCGCTTTGTCCCTGAGTTCACATGCTCTTGTTACTTCCTCATCCGAAAACCGGGCTGTTCTTGCCATGGAATCACCTCCATGGCAATATTATATATTAACTGTCATCTTGAATGCAATACAGAATGACAAGGAGTTATGCTCCAACCTACGTAAGCAATCTTGGGCCTTATTGGATAGTTAGGCCACTGGCCGCTAACGTACTTTAGGAGACTTTGCATCATATCAGGGACATTAGCATTGACACAGAATACCCATCCCGGGGGCTGAATTATGACCTCACTCGACGCCCAGGTGAACACCGGAACCTTGTCTCTTTCGGCGAAGGGTTTCAGTGTCTCAGGAACCTCGGGCTGTGGAGAAAGGATTACCTTTGCACCTCTGTGTTTCAGCCATTCATAGCCGGGTATAATCCTGGAAGCGTCAGACCTTTCATCCCAGATCTCTATTTTTATTCTCGCCCCCGGGATAGGCTCTTCCTCATTGACATACCTGGTGGCATCCTGCACCGCGTACAAAACAGAAGCGTAAAATGATCCGGACGGTCCTGTCATGTCTGTCATCAGACCGAGAACGATGGTTTTTTGACCTTCACCTCCGTTACCGCAGCCGTAGCCAAAGCAAAACGCAGTCACCAAAGCTATGACAAGGAAACACGTTACTGCCTTTTTCCCGATGTCTTTCATATGCAACCTCCTTTCCTGATCCATGTTCACTGTTGATAATGAGGCCTGCACCGAACATTTTTCGCATACCCCCATCTTCGTGTCCAAACAGCGCTCCCTTAGGACAGATGAATTGTCCAGCACATGCGGTTCTGACTTGGCGACCCGTGCCAACCGCCTGCCCGGGGAGTAGCATCAGTCCTTTATTCTTTCCCAGTTCTTCAGCACCTCGTAGGCACTATTGTAACCTGGTATGAAAGTCACGCCTGGACCAGGATAGCAAGCCGAGCTGCAAAGGTACAGGTTTCCCACCGGAGTTTCATATCCTGACCATCCTACCACTGGCCTGAAGTCGAACATCTGATCAGGCCGGATCACGCCGTGGGTGAAATCTCCATTGGTACAGCCAAATACATTCTCATACCACTGTGGGATCAAGACTGCCTTGTCCATGATAGAATTCCTGAAGTTTGGGGCGTATTTGTTCATCTTCTCTATCGCCTTATCCACCATTTCGTCTCTGAGCGGTGAAGCTGGTCTCGCGCAGCAGTAACAGGAAAGAACGGCACGAAGATGCTTCCTGCGTGGTAGCCCGGTGGAGCCAAACTGTTATCCCAAACACTGGCTATCTGGTAACCGAGGACTGGGTCTTCCGCTACCCTGCCGGATTTGCAAGCATCCCAGCATCGCTCCACATCCTCCGGACTGGGGAAAATGCCCATGGCCCACCTGAGAC
This window encodes:
- a CDS encoding ABC transporter substrate-binding protein, which gives rise to MDTKMGVCEKCSVQASLSTVNMDQERRLHMKDIGKKAVTCFLVIALVTAFCFGYGCGNGGEGQKTIVLGLMTDMTGPSGSFYASVLYAVQDATRYVNEEEPIPGARIKIEIWDERSDASRIIPGYEWLKHRGAKVILSPQPEVPETLKPFAERDKVPVFTWASSEVIIQPPGWVFCVNANVPDMMQSLLKYVSGQWPNYPIRPKIAYVGWSITPCHSVLHSR